One genomic segment of Bacteroidota bacterium includes these proteins:
- a CDS encoding glycosyltransferase family 39 protein: MPEKRYNWILAGLLLASFAIRAFIAAYIELGNDEVYYWTYALYPDWSHFDHPPMVGWFIRIFSFNLLFQEEFFLRLASILAGTLNTYLVYRIGREMFSRRAGLISAFLYTSSLYGFVVAGTFILPDTPQILFWLLALLFFVKAFKFQENRVSAYWMIAAGILTGCALLSKYTSAFLL; encoded by the coding sequence ATGCCGGAAAAACGATATAATTGGATACTGGCAGGATTGCTCCTCGCTTCGTTTGCCATCAGGGCGTTTATTGCCGCGTATATCGAGCTGGGCAATGATGAGGTTTACTATTGGACTTACGCGCTTTATCCCGATTGGAGTCATTTCGATCATCCACCCATGGTGGGCTGGTTCATCCGCATCTTCTCCTTCAATCTTTTATTCCAGGAAGAGTTCTTTCTCAGGCTCGCATCCATTCTGGCCGGGACGCTGAATACCTATCTTGTTTACAGGATAGGCCGGGAGATGTTCAGCCGGCGTGCTGGACTTATCAGCGCTTTTTTATATACTTCATCCCTGTATGGGTTCGTCGTCGCGGGCACATTCATCTTGCCCGATACACCGCAAATACTTTTCTGGCTTTTGGCCCTGCTGTTTTTTGTTAAGGCATTTAAATTCCAGGAAAACAGGGTTTCCGCATACTGGATGATTGCCGCAGGAATACTTACAGGATGCGCTTTACTTTCAAAATATACTTCCGCTTTCCTTTTG
- a CDS encoding Hpt domain-containing protein — MSEEKLYDLSTVKEFVGDDPEQIAGLVMIFLEDVPDMLEKLNDSHSKGDFDQVKFFAHKLKSSIDLFKVDAITSVIRELEENSKSRTNTEAIPVLLGKVNQSLDSTLQQLREDYNL, encoded by the coding sequence ATGTCGGAAGAAAAACTGTATGACCTTTCCACGGTAAAAGAGTTTGTGGGTGATGACCCTGAACAGATTGCCGGCCTGGTGATGATTTTCCTGGAAGATGTGCCGGATATGCTGGAGAAGCTTAACGACAGCCATAGTAAAGGGGATTTCGACCAGGTAAAGTTTTTTGCTCACAAATTAAAATCATCCATCGATCTTTTCAAGGTTGATGCGATCACATCTGTAATCCGGGAACTGGAGGAAAACTCCAAGAGCCGCACAAACACGGAAGCCATTCCTGTTTTATTGGGTAAAGTCAATCAATCGTTAGACAGCACTCTCCAACAACTCAGGGAAGATTACAACCTCTGA